The Bombus vancouverensis nearcticus chromosome 17, iyBomVanc1_principal, whole genome shotgun sequence genome has a window encoding:
- the LOC143303897 gene encoding uncharacterized protein LOC143303897 isoform X4, translating into MKKTVVLPSAIFVHYQNAVFAGVDLTCYFSFHHRFSKLPTSLVLESPCPDTSGYCWSLLNFFSDPHLIASDLITTKKMYCWRFFLKVIIIAVSVPPVPLYAFSLKNDATNSSCVDFHGETIRHALTLEDGLSVCSYCICYNSRPAWCTSIVCHPPEDLPCCYAA; encoded by the exons atgaaaaaaacggtcgttcttccttctgccattttcgtccattaccaaaatg cagttttcgccggagttgacctgacgtgctacttcagtttccatcatcgcttctcgaaacttccaacgtccttggtgttggagtctccttgcccag atacttctggctattGCTGGTCACTGCTAAATTTCTTTTCTGATCCGCATCTGATCGCATCTGATCTGATTACAACTAAGAAGATGTATTGTTGGAGATTTTTTTTGAAAGTAATCATAATTGCGGTCTCCGTACCGCCTGTCCCTCTTTACGCTTTTTCGTTAAAGaatg ATGCTACAAACAGCAGCTGTGTTGACTTTCATGGAGAAACCATTCGACATGCTCTTACGCTTGAGGACGGACTTTCGGTTTGCAGTTACTGCATCTGCTATAATTCGAGGCCGGCCTGGTGCACGTCGATCGTATGCCACCCGCCCGAA gatcttccttgttgttacgccgcctaa
- the LOC143303897 gene encoding uncharacterized protein LOC143303897 isoform X2, whose protein sequence is MKKTVVLPSAIFVHYQNVFAGVDLTCYFSFHHRFSKLPTSLVLESPCPDTSGYCWSLLNFFSDPHLIASDLITTKKMYCWRFFLKVIIIAVSVPPVPLYAFSLKNDATNSSCVDFHGETIRHALTLEDGLSVCSYCICYNSRPAWCTSIVCHPPEPCWKFRFGKRCCEFECLDHVKNITGTGEIYVLEDKIFSSSSTHEQTLLWAMSSMVLLRLF, encoded by the exons atgaaaaaaacggtcgttcttccttctgccattttcgtccattaccaaaatg ttttcgccggagttgacctgacgtgctacttcagtttccatcatcgcttctcgaaacttccaacgtccttggtgttggagtctccttgcccag atacttctggctattGCTGGTCACTGCTAAATTTCTTTTCTGATCCGCATCTGATCGCATCTGATCTGATTACAACTAAGAAGATGTATTGTTGGAGATTTTTTTTGAAAGTAATCATAATTGCGGTCTCCGTACCGCCTGTCCCTCTTTACGCTTTTTCGTTAAAGaatg ATGCTACAAACAGCAGCTGTGTTGACTTTCATGGAGAAACCATTCGACATGCTCTTACGCTTGAGGACGGACTTTCGGTTTGCAGTTACTGCATCTGCTATAATTCGAGGCCGGCCTGGTGCACGTCGATCGTATGCCACCCGCCCGAA CCATGCTGGAAATTTCgctttggaaaacgatgttgTGAGTTTGAATGCTTGGACCAcgtaaaaaacattaccggaaccggtgaaatttatgtccttgaggataAGATATtctccagctcctcgactcacgAACAAACTCTACTCTGGgcgatgagctcaatggtgctgttgcggctattctaa
- the LOC143303897 gene encoding uncharacterized protein LOC143303897 isoform X1, whose protein sequence is MKKTVVLPSAIFVHYQNAVFAGVDLTCYFSFHHRFSKLPTSLVLESPCPDTSGYCWSLLNFFSDPHLIASDLITTKKMYCWRFFLKVIIIAVSVPPVPLYAFSLKNDATNSSCVDFHGETIRHALTLEDGLSVCSYCICYNSRPAWCTSIVCHPPEPCWKFRFGKRCCEFECLDHVKNITGTGEIYVLEDKIFSSSSTHEQTLLWAMSSMVLLRLF, encoded by the exons atgaaaaaaacggtcgttcttccttctgccattttcgtccattaccaaaatg cagttttcgccggagttgacctgacgtgctacttcagtttccatcatcgcttctcgaaacttccaacgtccttggtgttggagtctccttgcccag atacttctggctattGCTGGTCACTGCTAAATTTCTTTTCTGATCCGCATCTGATCGCATCTGATCTGATTACAACTAAGAAGATGTATTGTTGGAGATTTTTTTTGAAAGTAATCATAATTGCGGTCTCCGTACCGCCTGTCCCTCTTTACGCTTTTTCGTTAAAGaatg ATGCTACAAACAGCAGCTGTGTTGACTTTCATGGAGAAACCATTCGACATGCTCTTACGCTTGAGGACGGACTTTCGGTTTGCAGTTACTGCATCTGCTATAATTCGAGGCCGGCCTGGTGCACGTCGATCGTATGCCACCCGCCCGAA CCATGCTGGAAATTTCgctttggaaaacgatgttgTGAGTTTGAATGCTTGGACCAcgtaaaaaacattaccggaaccggtgaaatttatgtccttgaggataAGATATtctccagctcctcgactcacgAACAAACTCTACTCTGGgcgatgagctcaatggtgctgttgcggctattctaa
- the LOC143303897 gene encoding uncharacterized protein LOC143303897 isoform X3, whose amino-acid sequence MKKTVVLPSAIFVHYQNAVFAGVDLTCYFSFHHRFSKLPTSLVLESPCPDTSGYCWSLLNFFSDPHLIASDLITTKKMYCWRFFLKVIIIAVSVPPVPLYAFSLKNDATNSSCVDFHGETIRHALTLEDGLSVCSYCICYNSRPAWCTSIVCHPPEVNYLRLELKERERWRRSCL is encoded by the exons atgaaaaaaacggtcgttcttccttctgccattttcgtccattaccaaaatg cagttttcgccggagttgacctgacgtgctacttcagtttccatcatcgcttctcgaaacttccaacgtccttggtgttggagtctccttgcccag atacttctggctattGCTGGTCACTGCTAAATTTCTTTTCTGATCCGCATCTGATCGCATCTGATCTGATTACAACTAAGAAGATGTATTGTTGGAGATTTTTTTTGAAAGTAATCATAATTGCGGTCTCCGTACCGCCTGTCCCTCTTTACGCTTTTTCGTTAAAGaatg ATGCTACAAACAGCAGCTGTGTTGACTTTCATGGAGAAACCATTCGACATGCTCTTACGCTTGAGGACGGACTTTCGGTTTGCAGTTACTGCATCTGCTATAATTCGAGGCCGGCCTGGTGCACGTCGATCGTATGCCACCCGCCCGAA GTCAATTACTTGAGGTTGGaactgaaagaaagagaaagatggaggaggtcttgcctttga
- the LOC117160877 gene encoding katanin p60 ATPase-containing subunit A-like 2 isoform X1, with protein MRLEVCKTAVKEAIVYPLEYPIFFDGPFSPWRGILLYGPPGTGKTMLAKAVATECHCTFFNITASSLVSKWRGDSEKYIRVLFEFAYSHSPTIIFIDEIDWIATNKGDCILSEPAKRFRSELLSRLDGLVSNENSNVVLLATTNSPWGIDAALLRRLEKQIYVSLPNEVALLDIFKLYLSNHLLENTDIVNHIVKCTERYSCADIKLLCKQAWLLEISPIWRRLEKKETPVTTLKYELKSYEILAKLLKKMSPTVMQIDKYDTWNK; from the exons atgc gcctagaagtatgtaaaaccgctgttaaggaggccATTGTGTATCCCCTTGAGTATCCTATCTTTTTTGAtggcccgttttccccctggagaggtattttgctgtacggcccacctggtacag ggaaaacgatgttagcgaaggcagtcgcgacagaatgccattgcaccttttttaacataactgccagctcattggtcagcaaatggagaggcgattccgagaagtatatacgt gttttatttgaatttgcctatagtcattcgcctacaattatttttatcgacgagattgactggatcgccacaaataaaggagactgtatattgtctgaacctgcaaagagattcagatcagaacttctttctagattggatggattagtgtctaatgagaattctaatgtagttcttctggctacaactaattccccttg gggcattgatgcagctttactcaggcgtctcgaaaagcaaatatacgtatcattacccaatgaagttgctctacttgatatattcaaattataccttagcaaccacttattagaaaatacagatattgtaaaccacatagtaaaatgtactgaaagatattcttgtgcagatataaaattgctttgtaagcaagcgtggctactagaaataagcccgatatggaggagacttgaaaagaaagaaacacctgttaccactttgaaatatgaattaaaaagttatgaaatattagcaaaattgttaaaaaaaatgtcacctacagttatgcaaatagataaatatgatacgtggaacaaataa
- the LOC117160877 gene encoding katanin p60 ATPase-containing subunit A-like 1 isoform X2: protein MLAKAVATECHCTFFNITASSLVSKWRGDSEKYIRVLFEFAYSHSPTIIFIDEIDWIATNKGDCILSEPAKRFRSELLSRLDGLVSNENSNVVLLATTNSPWGIDAALLRRLEKQIYVSLPNEVALLDIFKLYLSNHLLENTDIVNHIVKCTERYSCADIKLLCKQAWLLEISPIWRRLEKKETPVTTLKYELKSYEILAKLLKKMSPTVMQIDKYDTWNK from the exons atgttagcgaaggcagtcgcgacagaatgccattgcaccttttttaacataactgccagctcattggtcagcaaatggagaggcgattccgagaagtatatacgt gttttatttgaatttgcctatagtcattcgcctacaattatttttatcgacgagattgactggatcgccacaaataaaggagactgtatattgtctgaacctgcaaagagattcagatcagaacttctttctagattggatggattagtgtctaatgagaattctaatgtagttcttctggctacaactaattccccttg gggcattgatgcagctttactcaggcgtctcgaaaagcaaatatacgtatcattacccaatgaagttgctctacttgatatattcaaattataccttagcaaccacttattagaaaatacagatattgtaaaccacatagtaaaatgtactgaaagatattcttgtgcagatataaaattgctttgtaagcaagcgtggctactagaaataagcccgatatggaggagacttgaaaagaaagaaacacctgttaccactttgaaatatgaattaaaaagttatgaaatattagcaaaattgttaaaaaaaatgtcacctacagttatgcaaatagataaatatgatacgtggaacaaataa
- the LOC117163881 gene encoding survival motor neuron protein-like isoform X3, with product MIQDQQNDQYDTDTANDNVWDDSALIEAYDKAINLAKEEVIKRMGMDVGNSQPKENLQNLKQPKHASKLHKKWIIGAPCHAIYSEDGEIYEAIISKIYENNGTCVVKFVGYGNTEKVELSSLLESEGLQSQIAQQKKALEEKFNEENDETCETNFSTNVNSKKYNVEKMDCDSEEANAYKHRFIPGPSFNSMTDIMPPAPPLPPQLMTKLPDNDTDALSSMLMSWYISGFHTGYYHGLKQARNNQENRKNC from the exons atgatacaagaccagcaaaatgatcaatat gatacagatacagccaatgataatgtttgggacgatagtgcattaatagaagcatatgataaagcaataaatttagcaaaagaagaagttatcaagcgaatgggaatggatgttggaaattctcaaccgaaagagaacctacaaaatcttaagcagcctaaacacgcaagtaaattacacaag aaatggatcataggagcaccttgtcatgcaatatactcagaggatggagaaatttatgaagctataatatcaaaaatttacgaaaacaatggcacgtgtgttgtaaaatttgtag gctatggtaatacagagaaagtcgagttgagttctcttttagaatcagaaggtttgcaaagtcaaatagcacaacaaaagaaagctttggaagagaaattcaatgaagagaacgacgagacttgtgagactaatttttctacaaatgtaaattcgaaaaaatataatgtagaaaaaatggattgtgactctgaagaagcaaatgcgtataaacatcgcttcataccgggaccatctttcaattcgatgactgatataatgccacctgcacctcctttaccaccacaattaatgaccaa attaccagataatgatacagacgcactttcaagtatgttgatgtcatggtatattagtggttttcacacag gttattatcatggtttgaaacaagcaagaaacaatcaagagaacaggaagaactgttga
- the LOC117163881 gene encoding survival motor neuron protein-like isoform X1, whose translation MADDMNVLFIRGNGNVCMDTDTANDNVWDDSALIEAYDKAINLAKEEVIKRMGMDVGNSQPKENLQNLKQPKHASKLHKKWIIGAPCHAIYSEDGEIYEAIISKIYENNGTCVVKFVGYGNTEKVELSSLLESEGLQSQIAQQKKALEEKFNEENDETCETNFSTNVNSKKYNVEKMDCDSEEANAYKHRFIPGPSFNSMTDIMPPAPPLPPQLMTKLPDNDTDALSSMLMSWYISGFHTGYYHGLKQARNNQENRKNC comes from the exons atggcagatgatatgaatgttctttttatacgaggaaatggaaacgtatgtatg gatacagatacagccaatgataatgtttgggacgatagtgcattaatagaagcatatgataaagcaataaatttagcaaaagaagaagttatcaagcgaatgggaatggatgttggaaattctcaaccgaaagagaacctacaaaatcttaagcagcctaaacacgcaagtaaattacacaag aaatggatcataggagcaccttgtcatgcaatatactcagaggatggagaaatttatgaagctataatatcaaaaatttacgaaaacaatggcacgtgtgttgtaaaatttgtag gctatggtaatacagagaaagtcgagttgagttctcttttagaatcagaaggtttgcaaagtcaaatagcacaacaaaagaaagctttggaagagaaattcaatgaagagaacgacgagacttgtgagactaatttttctacaaatgtaaattcgaaaaaatataatgtagaaaaaatggattgtgactctgaagaagcaaatgcgtataaacatcgcttcataccgggaccatctttcaattcgatgactgatataatgccacctgcacctcctttaccaccacaattaatgaccaa attaccagataatgatacagacgcactttcaagtatgttgatgtcatggtatattagtggttttcacacag gttattatcatggtttgaaacaagcaagaaacaatcaagagaacaggaagaactgttga
- the LOC117163881 gene encoding survival motor neuron protein-like isoform X2: MADDMNVLFIRGNGNDTDTANDNVWDDSALIEAYDKAINLAKEEVIKRMGMDVGNSQPKENLQNLKQPKHASKLHKKWIIGAPCHAIYSEDGEIYEAIISKIYENNGTCVVKFVGYGNTEKVELSSLLESEGLQSQIAQQKKALEEKFNEENDETCETNFSTNVNSKKYNVEKMDCDSEEANAYKHRFIPGPSFNSMTDIMPPAPPLPPQLMTKLPDNDTDALSSMLMSWYISGFHTGYYHGLKQARNNQENRKNC, encoded by the exons atggcagatgatatgaatgttctttttatacgaggaaatggaaac gatacagatacagccaatgataatgtttgggacgatagtgcattaatagaagcatatgataaagcaataaatttagcaaaagaagaagttatcaagcgaatgggaatggatgttggaaattctcaaccgaaagagaacctacaaaatcttaagcagcctaaacacgcaagtaaattacacaag aaatggatcataggagcaccttgtcatgcaatatactcagaggatggagaaatttatgaagctataatatcaaaaatttacgaaaacaatggcacgtgtgttgtaaaatttgtag gctatggtaatacagagaaagtcgagttgagttctcttttagaatcagaaggtttgcaaagtcaaatagcacaacaaaagaaagctttggaagagaaattcaatgaagagaacgacgagacttgtgagactaatttttctacaaatgtaaattcgaaaaaatataatgtagaaaaaatggattgtgactctgaagaagcaaatgcgtataaacatcgcttcataccgggaccatctttcaattcgatgactgatataatgccacctgcacctcctttaccaccacaattaatgaccaa attaccagataatgatacagacgcactttcaagtatgttgatgtcatggtatattagtggttttcacacag gttattatcatggtttgaaacaagcaagaaacaatcaagagaacaggaagaactgttga
- the LOC117163882 gene encoding uncharacterized protein LOC117163882 isoform X2, producing the protein MAESNPKEFSPWLSEKTNAVKALAREQCEAAVQLQRQQQLQQHQNQPQLQQQQQLRGPLTIHHAGCPTKVGPVTNQLNTSHAMHGRAAQYQHYHQHHHHRHVSMSPPPLLLSSPAPIAATHNHQNVSGHKNVVTPPDTSADRSPPSPGNKLNRSQHLPREATGSVSPGLPAATLDLSSAATTNSPHELSTLV; encoded by the exons atggctgaaagtaatccaaaagagttttcaccatggttatcg GAGAAGACGAATGCCGTGAAGGCGTTAGCGCGCGAACAGTGCGAAGCGGCGGTACAGCTGCAGCGTCAGCAGCAGCTGCAACAGCACCAGAACCAGCCCCAgctacaacagcaacaacaactacGTGGCCCGTTAACCATCCACCATGCTGGCTGCCCAACGAAAGTCGGGCCCGTGACGAACCAACTAAATACCAGCCACGCAATGCACGGCCGAGCTGCACAGTACCAACACTATCATCAGCATCATCATCATCGACACGTGTCAATGTCCCCACCGCCCTTGTTGCTCTCATCGCCAGCTCCGATCGCGGCGACGCACAATCATCAGAACGTGAGCGGACACAAAAACGTGGTTACGCCACCGGATACATCAGCAGATAGATCGCCACCGAGTCCTGGAAATAAGCTAAATAGATCGCAGCATTTGCCACGCGAAGCAACCGGCAGCGTCAGTCCTGGTCTTCCGGCTGCCACATTGGATCTAAGTAGCGCAGCAACCACCAATAGTCCGCATGAATTGTCCACGTTAGTTTAG
- the LOC117163882 gene encoding uncharacterized protein LOC117163882 isoform X1, producing MILYTFIQFHSTPAIVASVFIGLGIVFCGYAMVHNVFVWQREKTNAVKALAREQCEAAVQLQRQQQLQQHQNQPQLQQQQQLRGPLTIHHAGCPTKVGPVTNQLNTSHAMHGRAAQYQHYHQHHHHRHVSMSPPPLLLSSPAPIAATHNHQNVSGHKNVVTPPDTSADRSPPSPGNKLNRSQHLPREATGSVSPGLPAATLDLSSAATTNSPHELSTLV from the exons atgatattgtatacattcaTCCAGTTTCATTCGACGCCGGCAATCGTTGCGTCGGTTTTCATAGGCCTTGGCATCGTGTTTTGTGGATACGCAATGGTCCATAACGTCTTTGTGTGGCAGAGG GAGAAGACGAATGCCGTGAAGGCGTTAGCGCGCGAACAGTGCGAAGCGGCGGTACAGCTGCAGCGTCAGCAGCAGCTGCAACAGCACCAGAACCAGCCCCAgctacaacagcaacaacaactacGTGGCCCGTTAACCATCCACCATGCTGGCTGCCCAACGAAAGTCGGGCCCGTGACGAACCAACTAAATACCAGCCACGCAATGCACGGCCGAGCTGCACAGTACCAACACTATCATCAGCATCATCATCATCGACACGTGTCAATGTCCCCACCGCCCTTGTTGCTCTCATCGCCAGCTCCGATCGCGGCGACGCACAATCATCAGAACGTGAGCGGACACAAAAACGTGGTTACGCCACCGGATACATCAGCAGATAGATCGCCACCGAGTCCTGGAAATAAGCTAAATAGATCGCAGCATTTGCCACGCGAAGCAACCGGCAGCGTCAGTCCTGGTCTTCCGGCTGCCACATTGGATCTAAGTAGCGCAGCAACCACCAATAGTCCGCATGAATTGTCCACGTTAGTTTAG